One genomic region from Pseudoduganella dura encodes:
- the rpoZ gene encoding DNA-directed RNA polymerase subunit omega, with translation MARITIEDCLQHVPNRFQLTLAATYRARQLLQGHTPKVDAKDKPTVLALREIAAGKVGIEMLKKVPM, from the coding sequence ATGGCCCGTATTACGATCGAAGATTGCCTGCAACATGTGCCGAACCGCTTTCAGCTGACCCTGGCCGCCACCTACCGCGCCCGCCAGCTGCTGCAAGGCCACACCCCGAAGGTGGATGCCAAGGACAAGCCGACCGTGCTGGCACTGCGCGAGATCGCTGCCGGCAAGGTCGGCATCGAAATGCTCAAGAAGGTTCCGATGTAA
- the gmk gene encoding guanylate kinase: MNQHFSGSLFMVAAPSGAGKSTLVNALLAQEPAIKLSISTTTRPPRPGEEHGREYFFTTVEDFTARVDAGEFLEWAEVHGNYYGTSRLFVAEQMRAGTDILLEIDWQGARQVKKQFPQAAGIFILPPSIAALEERLHKRGQDEPHVITRRLLAAGGEIAHAPEFEYVIINEEFPVALSELTAIVRSARCRFAQQAARNASLFAQLGIHAELHD; the protein is encoded by the coding sequence ATGAACCAACACTTCTCCGGCAGCCTGTTCATGGTTGCGGCCCCTTCCGGTGCCGGCAAGTCCACGCTGGTCAATGCGCTGCTGGCGCAGGAGCCGGCAATCAAGCTGTCGATCTCCACCACCACGCGCCCGCCGCGTCCGGGCGAGGAACATGGCCGCGAATATTTCTTCACGACGGTCGAGGATTTCACGGCACGCGTCGATGCCGGCGAGTTCCTGGAGTGGGCCGAAGTGCACGGCAATTACTATGGCACGTCGCGCCTGTTCGTCGCCGAGCAGATGCGCGCCGGCACGGACATCCTGCTGGAAATCGACTGGCAGGGCGCCCGCCAGGTCAAAAAACAGTTCCCGCAGGCGGCCGGCATCTTTATTTTGCCGCCATCGATCGCGGCACTGGAAGAACGGCTGCACAAGCGCGGGCAGGACGAGCCGCACGTGATCACGCGCCGGCTGCTGGCGGCGGGCGGCGAAATCGCCCACGCGCCCGAGTTCGAGTATGTTATTATCAATGAAGAGTTTCCCGTCGCCTTGTCCGAACTGACTGCGATCGTCCGATCGGCCCGATGCCGGTTTGCGCAGCAGGCGGCACGCAATGCATCGCTGTTTGCCCAATTGGGCATTCACGCCGAACTGCATGACTGA
- a CDS encoding YicC/YloC family endoribonuclease: protein MTGYAVATSESAAGTLTIEIKSVNSRFLDLQFRINDDLRALEPDLRAAIMAAITRGKVEIRLSFGRKAAGAGTQALNIPLLNELARLQNEVTAHFSGAHAMSVAELLRWPGVVEEAQIGQETLQADVATLMAKTTGAFVTSRQREGAALEAMLVSRIEAMEAIVRRITPLIPQVVAAFQQKAIERMQEALGLASQGSNAALSRQDAMERIRQEVILYGIRIDVAEELGRLSAHLSETRHILKKGGQVGKRLDFMMQELNREANTLGAKASVKELADASMELKLLIEQMREQVQNLE, encoded by the coding sequence ATGACGGGCTACGCGGTTGCCACCAGCGAAAGCGCGGCGGGAACTCTGACCATTGAAATCAAGAGTGTCAATTCCCGTTTTCTCGACCTTCAATTCCGCATCAATGATGACCTCCGGGCGTTGGAACCCGACCTGCGGGCCGCGATCATGGCCGCCATCACGCGCGGCAAGGTGGAAATCCGGTTGAGTTTCGGCCGCAAGGCCGCTGGCGCGGGTACCCAGGCGCTGAATATCCCCCTGCTCAATGAACTTGCCCGCCTGCAGAACGAGGTGACCGCGCATTTCAGCGGCGCGCATGCGATGTCCGTGGCGGAATTGCTGCGCTGGCCCGGCGTGGTCGAGGAAGCGCAGATCGGCCAGGAAACGCTGCAGGCCGACGTGGCCACGCTGATGGCCAAGACCACCGGGGCGTTCGTCACCAGCCGCCAGCGCGAAGGCGCCGCGCTCGAGGCCATGCTGGTTTCGCGCATCGAGGCCATGGAGGCCATCGTCAGGCGCATCACGCCGCTGATCCCGCAAGTCGTGGCCGCGTTCCAGCAGAAGGCGATCGAGCGCATGCAGGAAGCGCTGGGCCTGGCATCGCAGGGATCGAACGCCGCGCTGTCGCGCCAGGATGCGATGGAACGCATCCGCCAGGAAGTGATCCTGTACGGCATCCGCATCGACGTGGCCGAGGAGCTGGGCCGGCTGTCGGCGCACCTGTCGGAAACCCGCCATATCCTGAAAAAGGGCGGCCAGGTCGGCAAGCGCCTCGATTTCATGATGCAGGAACTGAACCGCGAAGCCAATACGCTGGGCGCCAAGGCGTCGGTCAAGGAACTGGCGGACGCTTCGATGGAACTGAAGCTGCTGATCGAGCAGATGCGCGAACAGGTACAGAACCTGGAGTAA
- a CDS encoding serine/threonine-protein kinase, whose protein sequence is MVANVPLPDGLELAGYRIVKKIASGGFSIVYLAYDTEGNAVAIKEYLPSALALRQEGELAPSVSAANLPVFRIGLKCFFEEGRTLARIAHPNVVRVLNFFRAHDTVYMVMAYESGHTLQDHISHQRAKGGRIGEAFIRQVFIQVLKGLREVHANGLLHLDLKPANIYLRTDGTPMLLDFGAARQIINSGALTLMPMFTPGFAAPELTVKTSPLGPWTDAYGIGAAMFACMAGAPPQPAQERRNADRMDEHYGKLAERYSPELLQLVRWALTSDPLARPQSLFELQKALQTPPAPPPPAGPFARLRTLARRLRPARGAEASDTLQH, encoded by the coding sequence ATGGTTGCGAACGTACCGTTACCGGATGGGTTGGAGCTGGCTGGATACCGCATTGTAAAGAAAATTGCGTCCGGCGGGTTCAGTATCGTCTACCTCGCCTATGACACGGAAGGCAATGCGGTCGCCATCAAGGAGTATTTACCAAGCGCATTGGCATTGCGTCAAGAGGGAGAATTGGCGCCAAGCGTTTCTGCTGCCAATCTGCCCGTGTTCCGCATCGGCCTGAAATGCTTTTTCGAAGAAGGCCGCACGCTCGCCAGGATTGCCCATCCAAACGTGGTGCGGGTCCTGAACTTCTTCCGGGCCCACGATACCGTGTACATGGTCATGGCTTATGAATCCGGCCATACGCTGCAGGACCATATATCGCACCAGCGGGCCAAGGGCGGCAGGATCGGCGAGGCATTCATCCGCCAGGTTTTTATCCAGGTATTGAAGGGATTGCGCGAAGTGCATGCGAACGGGTTGCTGCACCTCGATTTAAAACCGGCCAATATCTACCTGCGTACCGACGGCACGCCGATGCTGCTCGATTTCGGCGCGGCGCGGCAGATCATCAACAGCGGGGCGCTGACACTGATGCCGATGTTTACGCCGGGCTTTGCCGCCCCCGAGCTCACCGTCAAGACTTCGCCGCTGGGGCCGTGGACCGACGCCTATGGCATCGGCGCGGCCATGTTCGCCTGCATGGCGGGCGCGCCGCCGCAGCCGGCCCAGGAGCGCCGCAACGCCGACAGGATGGATGAACATTACGGCAAGCTGGCGGAGCGTTATTCTCCCGAGCTGTTGCAGCTGGTGCGTTGGGCGCTGACGAGCGATCCGCTGGCGCGGCCGCAAAGCCTGTTCGAACTGCAGAAAGCATTGCAGACGCCGCCCGCGCCGCCGCCGCCGGCAGGCCCGTTCGCGCGGCTGCGCACGCTGGCGCGGCGCCTGCGGCCGGCGCGAGGCGCCGAAGCATCCGACACTCTGCAGCACTAG
- a CDS encoding PP2C family protein-serine/threonine phosphatase — protein sequence MRFSVYQESHIGARRMNQDRMGYSFTRDALLLVLADGMGGHPRGEVAATIALQTISALFQQQADPYVKGPERFLEDACHAAHREIHRHAAAHGMPETPRTTIVACLVQHNAATWAHCGDSRLYWLRGGRILARTRDHSHIEKLIDAGRVPASARDTHPDRNKLYNCLGATAAPKVELSRQASLAPGDVMLLCSDGLWAVLPEEELVTALSSGPVDSAVPHLLRCALQRAGATSDNVTGLAIAWQGAPGINDAPAAGSTMIATETLPGDLHSTTIAPADPFDEAEIDRAIAEIRVAIERSSQLLK from the coding sequence ATGCGATTCTCCGTCTACCAGGAAAGCCACATCGGCGCCCGCCGGATGAACCAGGACCGGATGGGCTACAGCTTCACGCGCGATGCGCTGCTGCTGGTGCTGGCCGACGGCATGGGCGGCCACCCGCGCGGCGAAGTGGCCGCCACCATTGCGTTGCAGACCATTTCCGCGCTGTTCCAGCAGCAGGCCGACCCGTACGTGAAGGGCCCCGAGCGCTTCCTGGAAGACGCGTGCCACGCGGCGCACCGCGAGATCCACCGCCACGCGGCGGCGCACGGCATGCCGGAGACGCCGCGCACCACGATCGTCGCCTGCCTGGTACAGCACAATGCCGCCACGTGGGCGCACTGCGGCGACTCGCGGCTGTACTGGCTGCGCGGCGGGCGCATCCTGGCGCGCACGCGCGACCACTCGCATATCGAGAAACTGATCGATGCCGGCCGCGTGCCGGCATCGGCCCGCGATACGCATCCGGACCGGAACAAGCTGTACAACTGCCTGGGCGCGACCGCGGCGCCGAAGGTCGAGCTGTCGCGGCAGGCCAGCCTGGCGCCCGGCGACGTGATGCTGTTATGCTCGGATGGCCTGTGGGCCGTGCTGCCGGAAGAAGAGCTGGTGACCGCTCTTTCCTCCGGCCCCGTCGACAGCGCCGTGCCGCACCTGCTGCGCTGCGCATTGCAGCGGGCCGGCGCCACCAGCGACAACGTCACCGGCCTGGCGATCGCCTGGCAAGGCGCGCCGGGCATCAACGATGCGCCGGCTGCCGGATCGACCATGATCGCCACGGAAACCTTGCCCGGCGACCTGCACAGCACCACGATCGCGCCCGCCGATCCGTTCGACGAAGCCGAGATCGACCGGGCCATCGCCGAGATCCGCGTGGCCATCGAACGATCCTCCCAGTTACTCAAATAA
- the rph gene encoding ribonuclease PH, with protein sequence MTLDTRPSGRAVDQLRTVRLTRQYTRHAEGSVLIECGDTRVICTASLEEKVPGFLKGKGQGWLTAEYGMLPRSTHSRMDREAARGKQSGRTQEIQRLIGRSLRAAFDLQGFGERTLHLDCDVIQADGGTRTASITGAMVAAYDAFTKLVDKGAIPAVPVKHFVAAISVGVFQGTPVLDLDYPEDSACDTDMNVVMTDAGHFVEVQGTAEGAAFDRATMNRLLDLADAGIADLIRLQKRELGLAG encoded by the coding sequence ATGACCCTTGATACCCGTCCCAGCGGCCGCGCCGTCGACCAGTTGCGCACCGTGCGCCTGACCCGCCAGTACACCCGGCATGCCGAAGGCTCGGTACTGATCGAATGCGGCGACACCAGGGTGATCTGCACCGCCAGCCTCGAAGAGAAGGTGCCGGGCTTCCTGAAGGGCAAGGGGCAGGGCTGGCTGACGGCGGAATACGGCATGCTGCCGCGCTCCACCCATTCGCGCATGGACCGCGAAGCCGCCCGGGGCAAGCAAAGCGGCCGCACGCAGGAAATCCAGCGCCTGATCGGCCGCTCGTTGCGCGCCGCGTTCGACCTGCAAGGCTTCGGCGAGCGCACGCTGCACCTGGACTGCGACGTCATCCAGGCCGACGGCGGCACCCGCACCGCGTCGATCACCGGCGCCATGGTCGCCGCCTACGATGCGTTCACGAAGCTGGTCGACAAGGGGGCGATCCCTGCCGTGCCGGTGAAGCACTTCGTCGCCGCGATCTCGGTCGGCGTATTCCAGGGCACGCCGGTGCTGGACCTGGACTACCCGGAGGATTCCGCCTGCGACACCGACATGAACGTGGTCATGACGGATGCCGGCCACTTTGTCGAAGTACAGGGCACCGCCGAAGGCGCCGCCTTCGACCGCGCCACGATGAACCGGCTGCTCGACCTGGCCGATGCCGGCATCGCCGACCTGATCCGGCTGCAGAAGCGCGAACTGGGGCTGGCGGGGTAA
- the rdgB gene encoding RdgB/HAM1 family non-canonical purine NTP pyrophosphatase, which produces MTQKLILASNNAGKLKEFNALLSTVGFDVHAQGEFGVPEADEPFHTFVENALQKARHASRLTGLPALADDSGVCVNALGGAPGVYSARYAGEPKSDAANSARLVADLARHDDKSAYYYCVLVFVRHADDPQPVIADGVWRGVIQAEARGAGGFGYDPHFYIPELGKTAAELAPDEKNRLSHRGQALRALVEKLK; this is translated from the coding sequence ATGACCCAAAAGCTCATCCTTGCCTCGAACAACGCGGGCAAACTGAAGGAATTCAACGCACTGCTGTCCACCGTCGGCTTCGACGTGCACGCGCAGGGCGAATTCGGCGTGCCGGAGGCGGACGAACCGTTCCACACGTTCGTCGAGAACGCGCTGCAGAAGGCGCGCCATGCGTCTCGGCTCACCGGGCTGCCGGCGCTGGCCGACGATTCCGGCGTCTGCGTCAACGCGCTCGGCGGCGCTCCCGGCGTCTACTCGGCGCGCTATGCGGGCGAGCCGAAATCCGATGCCGCCAACAGTGCCAGACTGGTCGCCGACCTGGCGCGGCATGACGACAAATCGGCCTATTACTACTGCGTGCTGGTGTTCGTGCGCCATGCCGACGATCCGCAGCCGGTCATCGCCGACGGCGTCTGGCGCGGTGTCATCCAGGCCGAGGCGCGCGGCGCCGGCGGCTTCGGCTACGATCCGCACTTTTACATTCCCGAATTGGGCAAGACGGCCGCGGAACTTGCACCCGACGAGAAAAACCGCCTGTCCCATCGCGGCCAGGCATTGCGCGCGCTGGTAGAGAAGCTGAAATGA
- the hemW gene encoding radical SAM family heme chaperone HemW: MIPIKPVGAGSGKSAAPARTIDAAAGVAAQYLQPGALNLAALPPLSLYVHWPWCVRKCPYCDFNSHEATGEVPEKQYLDALRLDLEMALPLIWGRRIHTVFIGGGTPSLMSAAGLDRLLSDLRTLLPLDGDAEITMEANPGTFEAEKFRSYRTSGINRLSIGIQSFNPHHLQALGRIHDDGEARRAVEIALANFDNFNLDLMYALPSQTLDEARVDLATALSYQPPHLSLYHLTMEPNTVFAKYPPELPDDDTSADMQDLVADMTGAAGYGHYEVSAYARPGHQAKHNLNYWQFGDYLGIGAGAHTKLSFPHRVLRQARYKQPKSYMEQVANGTPVQEEHEIPRAEMGFEFMLNTLRLQGGFAPNLFTERTGLALNTIEKGLNEAEGKGLIYRDHAIIRPTELGHRFLNDLQQIFLA; encoded by the coding sequence ATGATCCCCATCAAACCGGTTGGCGCGGGCAGCGGCAAGAGCGCAGCGCCGGCCCGCACCATCGATGCCGCCGCCGGCGTTGCAGCGCAATACCTGCAGCCGGGCGCCCTGAACCTCGCGGCACTGCCGCCTCTTTCACTCTACGTGCACTGGCCGTGGTGCGTGCGGAAATGCCCGTACTGCGACTTCAATTCGCACGAAGCCACCGGCGAGGTGCCCGAGAAACAGTACCTCGATGCGCTGCGCCTCGACCTGGAAATGGCGCTGCCGCTGATCTGGGGCCGCCGCATCCACACGGTGTTCATCGGCGGCGGCACGCCGAGCCTGATGTCCGCCGCGGGCCTGGACCGGCTGCTGTCGGACCTGCGCACGCTGCTGCCGCTGGACGGCGATGCCGAGATCACGATGGAAGCCAACCCCGGCACCTTCGAGGCCGAGAAATTCCGCAGCTACCGGACCAGCGGCATCAACCGGCTGTCGATCGGCATCCAGAGCTTCAATCCGCACCACCTGCAGGCGCTGGGCCGCATCCATGACGACGGCGAGGCCCGCCGTGCGGTCGAGATCGCGCTGGCGAACTTCGACAACTTCAACCTCGACCTGATGTACGCGCTGCCGTCGCAGACGCTGGACGAGGCGCGCGTCGACCTGGCGACGGCATTGTCATACCAGCCGCCGCACCTGTCGCTGTACCACCTGACGATGGAACCGAACACGGTATTCGCGAAGTATCCGCCAGAACTGCCGGACGACGACACCAGCGCGGACATGCAGGACCTCGTCGCCGACATGACCGGCGCGGCCGGCTATGGCCATTACGAGGTGTCGGCCTATGCGCGGCCCGGCCACCAGGCGAAGCACAACCTGAATTACTGGCAGTTCGGCGACTACCTGGGTATCGGTGCCGGCGCGCACACCAAGCTGTCGTTCCCGCACCGCGTGCTGCGGCAGGCCCGCTACAAGCAGCCGAAATCGTACATGGAGCAGGTGGCCAACGGCACGCCGGTGCAGGAAGAGCACGAGATCCCGCGCGCCGAGATGGGCTTCGAGTTCATGCTGAACACGCTGCGCCTGCAGGGCGGCTTCGCCCCGAACCTGTTCACCGAGCGCACCGGCCTGGCGCTGAACACGATCGAGAAGGGCCTGAACGAAGCCGAAGGCAAGGGGCTGATCTACCGCGATCACGCCATCATCCGGCCGACCGAGCTGGGACACCGGTTCCTCAACGACCTGCAGCAGATCTTCCTCGCCTGA
- a CDS encoding patatin-like phospholipase family protein, producing MDSPITIRLGARARQRIAAEGLQASDIAIIPAAAGGPKGLILNGIDTWLFGDWLPRAPRERQLIGASIGAWRMAAGAFADPVAAHKRLAYHYTHQTYPARVDSAYVTRTVRGLLEEVLAGHGHEVIAHPHHRVTVITARGIGPLANAGGVRWRELAGFLRAAAGNAVSRSRLARGMERVLFHDARDEGGWLRERFDAFASRFVALGLDNLRDALLASGSIPLVLEAVRDIAGAPPGAYWDGGLIDYHLHLPYQRDPGLVLYPHFTDYIVPGWLDKSLPWRRAPAQSGHLALENVILVSPSPSFVARLPNRKLPDRNDFKRYGQDHAARIRDWTYAIGESERMAEALAGWAEKPDLALASAF from the coding sequence ATGGACTCACCGATCACCATCCGCCTCGGCGCCCGCGCCCGCCAGCGCATCGCCGCCGAAGGCTTGCAGGCTTCCGACATCGCCATCATTCCCGCCGCGGCCGGCGGGCCGAAAGGCCTGATCCTGAACGGCATCGACACCTGGCTGTTCGGCGACTGGCTGCCCCGGGCGCCGCGCGAACGGCAGCTGATCGGCGCCTCGATCGGCGCCTGGCGCATGGCCGCCGGCGCGTTCGCCGACCCGGTGGCCGCGCACAAGCGGCTGGCTTACCACTACACGCACCAGACTTACCCGGCCCGGGTCGATTCGGCCTATGTGACGCGCACGGTGCGCGGCCTGCTGGAAGAAGTGCTGGCGGGGCATGGCCACGAAGTCATCGCCCATCCGCATCATCGCGTGACCGTGATCACCGCGCGCGGCATCGGGCCGCTGGCCAATGCCGGCGGCGTGCGCTGGCGGGAACTGGCGGGGTTCCTGCGGGCCGCGGCCGGCAATGCCGTATCGCGCAGCCGGCTGGCGCGCGGGATGGAGCGGGTACTGTTCCACGATGCGCGCGACGAAGGCGGCTGGCTGCGCGAGCGTTTCGATGCGTTCGCGTCGCGCTTCGTGGCCCTGGGTCTGGACAACCTGCGCGACGCGCTGCTGGCCTCCGGCTCGATTCCGCTCGTGCTCGAAGCCGTGCGCGACATCGCAGGCGCGCCGCCGGGGGCTTACTGGGATGGCGGCCTGATCGACTACCACCTGCACCTGCCCTACCAGCGCGATCCCGGCCTGGTGCTGTACCCGCACTTCACCGACTACATCGTGCCCGGCTGGCTCGACAAATCGCTGCCGTGGCGCCGTGCGCCGGCGCAGTCCGGTCACCTGGCGCTGGAAAACGTGATCCTCGTTTCCCCTTCGCCGTCGTTCGTCGCCCGGCTGCCGAACCGCAAGCTGCCGGACCGGAACGACTTCAAGCGCTACGGGCAGGACCACGCGGCCCGCATCCGGGACTGGACCTATGCGATCGGGGAAAGCGAACGGATGGCCGAGGCGCTCGCCGGGTGGGCGGAGAAGCCGGACCTGGCGCTGGCGTCAGCGTTCTAG
- a CDS encoding efflux transporter outer membrane subunit translates to MKALNSVGILLCAGMLSACSLAPKYERPAAPVAADFPENPLTAGGKGAPPAAADATSAVDTGWRDFFPDGRLQALIAAALDNNRDLRTAALRIEEARAAYGITRADRLPNLNGTLSGTRARSPGFVNSATGQPAIAERFDAGLSIPAFELDFFGRVRSLSDAALATYLATGEARQAAQISIVAEVAKAYFTERANAEQLALAQRTYEARRRTYELTLQRLDAGASSLLDLRSNETLMETARASALALARQRAQAGNALTLLVGAPVDQETAGAMADDAQIDAMSAVPAGLPSDLIARRPDIRAAEQRLLAANASIGAARAAFFPRISLTAAVGSASPAFSQLFDSGNDTWSFVPQLTLPIFDAGRNRANLDLAGVRKNIAVADYERTIQTAFREVADALAARSYLGDQVAAQRAIQDAQAERLRLLTLRFENGVASTLDVLDAQRELFAAEQELVQARLLRTTSAIDLYRALGGGLR, encoded by the coding sequence ATGAAAGCGTTGAACAGCGTGGGCATCCTCCTCTGCGCCGGCATGCTGTCGGCATGCTCGCTGGCGCCGAAGTACGAGAGGCCGGCCGCGCCGGTGGCCGCCGACTTTCCGGAAAATCCCCTCACTGCCGGCGGCAAGGGGGCACCCCCGGCGGCCGCCGATGCGACGAGCGCCGTCGATACCGGCTGGCGCGACTTCTTCCCCGACGGGCGGCTGCAGGCGCTGATCGCGGCCGCGCTGGACAACAACCGCGACCTGCGCACCGCGGCGCTGCGCATCGAGGAAGCGCGCGCCGCATACGGCATCACGCGTGCGGACCGGTTGCCGAACCTGAACGGCACGCTGTCCGGCACGCGGGCGCGCTCGCCCGGCTTCGTGAATTCCGCCACCGGCCAGCCGGCGATCGCCGAGCGCTTCGATGCAGGGCTGTCGATCCCGGCCTTTGAGCTGGATTTCTTCGGCCGCGTGCGCAGCCTGTCCGATGCGGCACTGGCCACGTATCTCGCCACCGGCGAAGCCCGGCAGGCGGCGCAGATCAGCATCGTGGCGGAGGTGGCCAAGGCTTACTTCACCGAGCGCGCGAATGCCGAGCAGCTGGCGCTGGCCCAGCGCACGTACGAGGCACGCCGGCGCACGTATGAATTGACGTTGCAGCGGCTGGACGCGGGGGCGTCGTCGCTGCTCGACCTGCGCTCGAACGAAACGCTGATGGAAACGGCGCGCGCATCGGCGCTGGCCCTGGCGCGGCAGCGGGCCCAGGCCGGGAACGCGCTGACGCTGCTGGTGGGAGCGCCGGTTGACCAGGAAACGGCGGGCGCCATGGCGGACGACGCGCAGATCGACGCGATGAGCGCCGTGCCGGCCGGGCTGCCGTCGGACCTGATCGCGCGGCGGCCGGATATCCGCGCCGCCGAGCAGAGGCTGCTGGCGGCCAATGCCAGCATCGGCGCCGCGCGGGCCGCGTTCTTTCCGCGCATTTCGCTGACCGCGGCGGTCGGCAGCGCCAGCCCCGCATTCTCGCAGCTGTTCGACAGCGGCAACGATACCTGGTCGTTCGTGCCGCAACTGACGCTGCCGATCTTCGACGCGGGCCGCAACCGCGCCAACCTCGACCTGGCCGGGGTGAGGAAGAACATTGCCGTCGCCGACTACGAGCGGACGATCCAGACCGCGTTCCGCGAAGTGGCCGATGCCCTCGCGGCGCGCAGCTATCTGGGCGACCAGGTGGCGGCGCAGCGGGCGATCCAGGATGCGCAGGCCGAGCGGCTGCGGCTGCTCACGCTGCGTTTCGAGAACGGGGTTGCCAGCACGCTGGACGTGCTCGATGCGCAGCGCGAACTGTTCGCGGCCGAGCAGGAGCTGGTGCAGGCGCGCCTGCTGCGCACCACGAGCGCCATCGACCTGTACCGGGCGCTGGGCGGCGGGTTGCGGTAA